A genomic window from Deltaproteobacteria bacterium includes:
- the tuf gene encoding elongation factor Tu (EF-Tu; promotes GTP-dependent binding of aminoacyl-tRNA to the A-site of ribosomes during protein biosynthesis; when the tRNA anticodon matches the mRNA codon, GTP hydrolysis results; the inactive EF-Tu-GDP leaves the ribosome and release of GDP is promoted by elongation factor Ts; many prokaryotes have two copies of the gene encoding EF-Tu), with protein sequence EMVMPGDNVSMTIELIVPVAMEKELRFAIREGGRTVGAGVVAEIIE encoded by the coding sequence GAGATGGTCATGCCCGGGGACAACGTATCGATGACCATCGAGCTGATCGTTCCCGTGGCGATGGAGAAGGAATTGCGGTTCGCGATCCGTGAAGGCGGCCGGACGGTGGGCGCCGGGGTCGTCGCGGAAATCATAGAGTAG
- a CDS encoding 50S ribosomal protein L1 has protein sequence MPKHGKTYLEARKKVNREAKYSLEEALDLLKGTARAKFDETVEVALRLGVDPKYPDQQVRGSVVLPHGTGKSIRVLVFAKGEKEKEAREAGADFTGAEDLVAKIQGGWLDFDKAVATPDMMGAVGKIGKILGPRGLMPNPKVGTVTFDVAKAVRDLKGGKVEFKVDKTGTLHAGIGKISFGNDRIKENFLAFFEAILKAKPSAAKGTYVRTLALSTTMGIGIRINANALQAEQR, from the coding sequence ATGCCGAAACATGGAAAAACCTACCTGGAAGCACGGAAAAAAGTGAACAGGGAGGCAAAGTATTCTCTCGAAGAGGCGTTGGACCTGCTTAAAGGAACCGCCCGCGCGAAGTTCGACGAAACGGTGGAGGTTGCGTTGCGCCTGGGCGTCGATCCGAAGTATCCCGATCAGCAGGTCCGGGGCTCCGTCGTTTTGCCGCACGGGACCGGGAAGTCCATCAGGGTCCTCGTGTTCGCCAAGGGGGAGAAGGAAAAAGAGGCCCGCGAAGCCGGAGCCGATTTCACGGGCGCGGAGGACCTTGTCGCCAAGATCCAGGGGGGCTGGCTCGATTTCGACAAGGCGGTGGCGACTCCGGACATGATGGGCGCCGTCGGAAAGATCGGAAAGATCCTGGGGCCGCGCGGCCTGATGCCGAACCCCAAGGTCGGGACCGTGACGTTCGACGTCGCAAAGGCCGTCCGGGATCTCAAGGGCGGCAAGGTGGAATTCAAGGTGGACAAGACGGGAACGCTTCATGCCGGTATCGGGAAGATTAGCTTCGGGAACGACAGGATAAAGGAAAACTTCCTTGCGTTCTTCGAGGCAATCCTTAAGGCGAAACCGTCGGCGGCGAAGGGAACCTATGTTCGCACGCTGGCCCTGTCCACGACGATGGGGATAGGGATCCGGATCAACGCGAACGCTCTGCAGGCGGAGCAAAGGTAA
- the rpoB gene encoding DNA-directed RNA polymerase subunit beta, protein MAYLDYRNLVKRVDLSKIDKVLEIPNLIKVQHESYNEFLQIDVPLEKRKETGLQAVFKNIFPITDYNGRASLEFVSYMIGAPKWNEEECRERGMTFAAPIKVTVQLVIFDVDERTGARTIRDVKEQEVFFGEIPLMSERATFIINGTERVIVSQLHRSPGVFFEHDKGRSHASGKVLFSARIIPYRGSWLDFEFDHKDMLYLKIDRKRKFPISVLLRAFGKSTEELLRSFYEVEEVSIEGDRCTKVFRPDLMVGLKMPVEVRHPKTGEIAFKKGIKVSKKRAERFSSIPFGRISLPVEDLHNKVSVVEIVHPATGEVLLECGQQITEDALAVLRDAKVPTVPVFSLENSDRAIWDGLLTDKIKARDEALKEIYKKMRPGDPPTKDAAETLFVNLFFNPERYSLSRVGRLKLNHKLGITEGDLETTVLSQEDIMRVIRYLIGLKNGVGEADDIDNLGNRRVRTVGELIENQFRMGLIRVERAIREKMSLQDIETLMPHDLINAKPVSAVIKEFFGSSQLSQFMDQTNPLSEVTHKRRVSALGPGGLTRERAGFEVRDVHPTHYGRICPIETPEGPNIGLIASLSTFARINEFGFIETPYRVVDDAVVTNEIVFLSAMDEERHIIAQANASVDGNGKFTGEVVIARKGGEFAMVRANEVTLMDVSPNQLVSVAASLIPFLEHDDANRALMGSNMQRQAVPLLRTEPPLVGTGMEAVVARDSGAAVSARRSGVVESVDARRIVIRPDEPDAAGKYGADIYNLVKFRRSNQNTCVSQKPIVSLGRRIENGEVIADGPATSDGELSLGRNVLVAFMPWGGYNFEDSILVSEKIVKEDIFTSIHIEEFECVARETKLGKEEITADIPNISEESLKDLDESGIIRIGARVKPMDILVGKVTPKGETQLSPEEKLLRAIFGDKAGDVKDSSLRVPPGIEGIVIDAKVFTRKGGEKDERAQALEEKEMDRLLRDQDDEIRIILETAYGKMREILSGKTSATRLTGENRDEVILSKRKKLAPEVLDEIPRELWHQIAVEEDPAAKERLEELHHVAQDQVSLVRAVFDEKIGRIRKGDELPPGVLKMVKVYIAMKRKLSVGDKMAGRHGNKGVISRVLPDEDMPYLADGTPVDIVLNPLGVPSRMNVGQIMEAHLGWASRGLGEQVRRLVEGAFSPKTVREWLKKVYGSERFNAYMENLTDEEIRSVGRRMTGGVFTASPVFSGSTEGEIKHYLKIAGLPESGQTTLFDGKTGLSFQQPVTIGSMYMLKLHHLVDDKIHARSTGPYSLVTQQPLGGKAQFGGQRLGEMEVWALEAYGAAYTLQEFLTVKSDDVPGRARMYEAIVKGNFSLEPGLPESFNVLIKELQALGLDVELISDEAK, encoded by the coding sequence ATGGCATATCTGGATTACCGCAATCTCGTAAAGAGAGTCGACCTTTCGAAGATCGACAAGGTCCTTGAGATTCCCAACCTCATCAAGGTGCAGCACGAGTCCTACAACGAATTCCTGCAGATCGACGTGCCCCTTGAAAAACGCAAGGAAACGGGGCTGCAGGCCGTGTTCAAGAATATTTTCCCGATCACTGACTACAACGGGCGGGCATCCCTCGAGTTCGTTTCCTACATGATAGGTGCGCCGAAGTGGAACGAAGAGGAATGCCGCGAGCGAGGGATGACTTTCGCCGCGCCGATCAAGGTCACCGTCCAGCTCGTCATCTTCGACGTGGACGAGCGGACCGGCGCCCGCACCATCCGCGACGTGAAAGAGCAGGAGGTCTTCTTCGGGGAGATCCCGCTTATGTCCGAGCGCGCGACTTTCATCATCAACGGGACTGAGCGCGTCATCGTCAGCCAGCTCCACCGTTCCCCGGGCGTGTTCTTCGAACACGACAAGGGCCGGTCCCACGCATCGGGCAAGGTGCTTTTTTCAGCCCGGATCATCCCCTATCGGGGGTCCTGGCTGGATTTCGAATTCGACCACAAGGACATGCTTTACCTGAAGATCGACCGGAAGCGGAAGTTCCCCATCTCGGTTCTGCTGCGCGCGTTCGGGAAGAGCACCGAGGAGCTTCTGCGTTCATTCTACGAAGTGGAAGAGGTGTCGATCGAAGGCGACAGGTGCACCAAGGTTTTCCGCCCCGACCTGATGGTTGGGCTCAAGATGCCGGTCGAAGTCCGCCACCCGAAGACGGGCGAGATCGCATTCAAAAAGGGGATCAAGGTTTCCAAGAAGCGGGCGGAAAGGTTCTCCTCGATTCCGTTCGGGCGGATCTCGCTCCCGGTGGAAGACCTGCACAACAAGGTCAGCGTCGTCGAAATCGTCCACCCGGCCACGGGAGAGGTCCTCCTCGAATGCGGCCAGCAGATCACCGAAGATGCGCTTGCGGTCCTCAGGGATGCGAAGGTTCCCACCGTGCCGGTGTTCTCGCTCGAAAATTCCGACCGGGCGATCTGGGATGGATTGTTGACCGACAAGATCAAGGCCAGGGACGAGGCTCTAAAGGAAATCTACAAGAAGATGCGGCCCGGAGATCCTCCCACCAAGGATGCGGCCGAGACGCTCTTCGTTAACCTCTTCTTCAACCCCGAAAGATACAGCCTTTCGCGGGTGGGGCGGCTCAAGCTGAACCACAAGCTCGGGATAACCGAAGGAGATCTCGAGACGACCGTACTTTCGCAGGAAGACATCATGCGGGTCATCCGGTACCTCATCGGCCTCAAGAACGGGGTCGGCGAGGCGGACGACATCGACAACCTCGGCAACCGCAGGGTCCGGACCGTCGGCGAGCTGATCGAAAACCAGTTCCGCATGGGCCTTATCCGCGTCGAGCGGGCGATTCGCGAGAAGATGAGCCTCCAGGACATCGAAACGCTGATGCCCCACGACCTCATCAATGCGAAGCCGGTGTCCGCCGTCATAAAGGAATTCTTCGGGTCCTCGCAGCTGTCGCAGTTCATGGACCAGACGAACCCGTTGTCCGAGGTGACCCACAAGCGCCGTGTATCGGCCCTCGGGCCCGGCGGGTTGACCAGGGAGCGCGCGGGGTTCGAGGTACGCGACGTCCATCCGACCCACTACGGGCGGATCTGCCCGATCGAGACGCCGGAAGGTCCGAACATCGGGCTCATCGCGTCGCTGTCCACCTTCGCGCGTATAAACGAGTTCGGGTTCATAGAGACCCCTTACCGCGTCGTGGATGACGCGGTCGTGACGAACGAGATCGTCTTTCTTTCCGCCATGGACGAGGAGAGGCACATCATCGCCCAGGCGAACGCCTCCGTGGACGGAAACGGCAAGTTCACCGGCGAGGTGGTAATCGCCCGGAAAGGCGGCGAGTTCGCAATGGTCCGGGCGAACGAGGTCACCCTTATGGACGTTTCCCCCAACCAGCTTGTCTCCGTCGCCGCTTCGCTAATCCCGTTCCTCGAACACGACGACGCGAACCGGGCTCTCATGGGGTCCAATATGCAGCGGCAGGCCGTCCCTCTGCTGCGGACGGAGCCTCCCCTGGTAGGCACGGGCATGGAAGCCGTGGTGGCCAGGGACTCCGGGGCGGCGGTGTCTGCGCGCCGGAGCGGGGTCGTCGAATCTGTCGACGCCCGGAGAATCGTTATCAGGCCGGACGAACCGGACGCAGCGGGGAAGTACGGTGCGGACATCTATAACCTCGTCAAGTTCCGGCGTTCCAACCAGAATACCTGCGTCAGCCAGAAGCCGATCGTCAGCCTCGGCCGGAGGATCGAGAACGGCGAGGTCATCGCCGACGGCCCGGCGACATCCGACGGGGAGCTTTCACTCGGCAGGAACGTGCTCGTGGCGTTCATGCCGTGGGGCGGGTACAACTTCGAGGATTCGATCCTCGTGTCGGAGAAGATCGTCAAGGAGGACATCTTCACCTCGATTCACATCGAGGAATTCGAGTGCGTCGCACGCGAAACGAAGCTGGGGAAGGAAGAGATAACGGCGGACATCCCGAACATCAGCGAGGAGTCGCTCAAGGACCTCGACGAAAGCGGCATCATCCGCATCGGCGCCAGGGTAAAGCCCATGGACATTCTCGTGGGCAAGGTCACACCGAAGGGCGAGACCCAGCTCTCCCCCGAGGAAAAGCTGCTCCGGGCGATCTTCGGCGACAAGGCCGGCGACGTGAAGGACTCTTCCCTCCGCGTGCCGCCGGGAATCGAGGGGATCGTTATCGACGCCAAGGTGTTCACGCGCAAGGGCGGCGAAAAAGATGAGCGCGCCCAGGCTCTCGAGGAAAAGGAGATGGACCGCCTCCTCCGGGACCAGGACGACGAGATCCGCATCATACTGGAAACGGCATACGGAAAGATGCGCGAAATCCTCTCCGGTAAAACCTCCGCGACCAGGCTGACCGGGGAAAACCGGGACGAAGTGATCCTCTCGAAGAGGAAGAAACTGGCGCCGGAGGTGCTGGACGAGATCCCCAGGGAACTATGGCACCAGATCGCGGTGGAGGAGGATCCCGCCGCCAAGGAGCGCCTGGAGGAGCTCCACCACGTCGCGCAGGACCAGGTGAGCCTCGTGCGCGCGGTTTTCGACGAGAAGATCGGCCGCATCCGGAAAGGGGACGAGCTCCCCCCCGGCGTGCTCAAGATGGTGAAGGTTTACATAGCCATGAAGCGCAAGCTGTCGGTCGGCGACAAGATGGCCGGCCGCCACGGCAACAAGGGCGTCATTTCGCGGGTTTTGCCCGATGAGGACATGCCCTACCTCGCCGACGGCACGCCCGTCGATATCGTCCTCAATCCGCTGGGCGTTCCTTCCCGTATGAACGTCGGGCAGATCATGGAGGCCCACCTCGGCTGGGCCTCGAGGGGACTCGGGGAGCAGGTCCGCCGTCTCGTGGAAGGCGCGTTCAGCCCGAAAACGGTCAGGGAATGGCTGAAGAAGGTGTACGGATCGGAGCGGTTCAACGCCTACATGGAAAATTTGACCGACGAGGAAATCCGGTCCGTCGGCCGAAGGATGACGGGAGGAGTTTTTACGGCATCACCGGTCTTCAGCGGATCCACGGAAGGCGAGATCAAGCATTACCTGAAGATCGCCGGTCTTCCGGAGTCCGGCCAGACGACGCTGTTCGACGGAAAGACGGGACTATCGTTCCAGCAGCCGGTGACCATCGGGTCGATGTACATGCTCAAGCTCCATCACCTCGTGGACGACAAGATCCACGCGCGTTCCACGGGGCCTTATTCGCTCGTCACCCAGCAGCCGCTGGGAGGAAAGGCCCAGTTCGGAGGCCAGAGGCTCGGAGAGATGGAGGTGTGGGCGCTCGAGGCGTACGGCGCCGCGTACACCCTCCAGGAATTCCTCACGGTGAAATCGGACGACGTGCCCGGCAGGGCCCGCATGTACGAAGCGATCGTGAAGGGGAACTTCTCCCTCGAGCCGGGGCTCCCCGAGTCCTTCAACGTGCTCATAAAGGAACTGCAGGCGCTGGGGCTGGACGTGGAGCTGATCAGCGACGAAGCGAAGTAA
- the rplK gene encoding 50S ribosomal protein L11, whose protein sequence is MAKKVVAQIKLQIPAGKANPSPPVGPALGQHGVNIMEFCKSFNARTGSQEGMIIPVVITVYADRSFTFITKTPPASILLLKAAGLEKGSKTPKREKCGRIPRAKVEEIAKLKLPDLDVKDLEAAVKTIEGTARSMGLEVF, encoded by the coding sequence ATGGCGAAGAAGGTCGTAGCCCAGATCAAGCTCCAGATTCCGGCGGGAAAAGCGAACCCGTCTCCACCCGTTGGCCCTGCCCTGGGCCAGCACGGCGTCAACATCATGGAATTCTGCAAGTCGTTCAACGCCCGGACAGGATCCCAGGAAGGGATGATCATCCCCGTAGTGATCACGGTCTACGCCGACCGGTCCTTCACATTCATAACGAAAACCCCTCCGGCATCCATCCTGCTCCTCAAGGCGGCGGGACTGGAAAAGGGGAGCAAAACGCCCAAGCGTGAAAAATGCGGCCGCATCCCGCGCGCCAAGGTGGAGGAAATCGCGAAGCTGAAACTGCCGGACCTCGACGTGAAGGATCTTGAGGCGGCGGTAAAGACGATAGAAGGCACCGCCCGCAGCATGGGGCTCGAGGTGTTTTAG
- the secE gene encoding preprotein translocase subunit SecE — translation MTQKVSSFLQEFRTEMKKVTWPGRKETASSTAVVIVTVMIIVLFLGLVDYALGRIVYSVLNF, via the coding sequence ATGACGCAGAAGGTTTCGTCCTTCCTGCAGGAATTCAGGACCGAGATGAAGAAGGTGACATGGCCGGGGAGGAAGGAGACGGCTTCCTCCACAGCGGTCGTCATCGTCACCGTCATGATCATCGTCCTGTTTCTCGGACTGGTGGATTACGCGCTGGGCAGGATCGTATATTCCGTCCTGAACTTCTAA
- the rplL gene encoding 50S ribosomal protein L7/L12 codes for MSKDEFIKMVEGLTVLELHDYVKALEERFGVTASAPAMAVAMAAPGAAAAAVEEKTEFDVILTGFGANKIQVIKVIREITGLGLKEAKDLVEGVPKAVKEAIAKKDAADLKKKIEDTGGTAEVK; via the coding sequence ATGAGCAAGGATGAATTCATCAAAATGGTAGAAGGATTGACTGTCCTCGAGCTGCACGACTACGTGAAGGCGCTCGAGGAAAGATTCGGCGTTACGGCGTCGGCCCCGGCCATGGCGGTTGCTATGGCGGCCCCCGGCGCGGCCGCGGCTGCGGTCGAGGAAAAGACGGAGTTCGACGTGATCCTTACTGGCTTCGGCGCCAACAAGATCCAGGTGATCAAGGTCATACGGGAAATCACGGGTCTCGGCCTCAAGGAGGCCAAGGACCTGGTCGAGGGCGTGCCCAAGGCGGTGAAGGAAGCGATAGCCAAGAAGGACGCGGCGGACCTCAAGAAAAAGATCGAGGATACGGGGGGCACGGCGGAAGTCAAGTAG
- the rplJ gene encoding 50S ribosomal protein L10, translated as MKSKSKADTVVALRSAIEAQKAAVVAEFRGLTVTEITNLRKKLRGVNAEFKVVKNTLMRLAAKDTDFGQLDRFFEGPTAVALTHGDPVALAKAMKDFAGASPKVRIKAGLFDGRVLEAKDVETLAEVPPREVLLALLAGGLASPISQLAQALSGTPRKLAYALNSIHEQKSKQPEAV; from the coding sequence GTGAAAAGCAAAAGCAAGGCGGACACCGTCGTAGCGCTGCGCAGTGCGATAGAAGCGCAGAAAGCGGCTGTGGTGGCGGAATTCCGGGGCCTCACCGTGACGGAGATCACAAACCTCAGGAAGAAGCTGAGGGGAGTGAACGCCGAGTTCAAGGTTGTCAAGAACACCTTGATGCGGCTTGCGGCGAAAGACACGGATTTCGGGCAGTTGGACAGGTTTTTCGAGGGGCCGACGGCAGTGGCCCTTACCCATGGGGATCCCGTGGCGCTTGCGAAGGCGATGAAGGATTTCGCAGGCGCCAGCCCGAAGGTCCGGATCAAGGCGGGCCTGTTCGACGGGAGGGTGCTGGAGGCAAAGGACGTCGAGACGTTGGCGGAGGTCCCGCCGCGCGAAGTGCTCCTGGCGCTTCTTGCCGGAGGCCTGGCGTCCCCGATTTCCCAGTTGGCGCAGGCGCTGTCCGGGACGCCGCGGAAGCTGGCTTACGCGTTGAATTCCATCCACGAACAGAAATCCAAACAACCGGAAGCGGTATAA
- the rpmG gene encoding 50S ribosomal protein L33, producing the protein MRDIITLACSDCKSRNYTTTKNKKTMSDKLELKKFCPACRKHTPHKETK; encoded by the coding sequence ATGAGAGACATCATCACGCTTGCGTGTTCCGACTGCAAGTCGCGGAACTACACGACGACGAAGAACAAGAAGACCATGTCGGACAAGCTCGAGCTCAAGAAGTTCTGCCCGGCGTGCAGGAAGCATACTCCGCACAAGGAGACGAAGTAA
- the nusG gene encoding transcription termination/antitermination protein NusG produces the protein MPKQWYVVHTYSGYEKKVRESLQNRIEAESMQEHFGDVLIPSETVVEMKKGKKRTGTRSFYPGYLLVQMELDERTWHLVRHTPKVTGFVGGKNPAAIPETEVEEIKSQMAEGRLKPKPKVTFTEGENVRVVDGPFSNFNGIVETIKADKGKVVVLVSIFGRATPVELDFTQVEKS, from the coding sequence ATGCCGAAACAGTGGTACGTGGTCCATACCTATTCGGGGTATGAGAAAAAAGTAAGGGAGTCCCTGCAGAACCGCATCGAGGCGGAATCGATGCAGGAGCATTTCGGGGACGTCCTCATCCCGTCCGAAACGGTCGTGGAGATGAAAAAAGGGAAGAAGCGCACGGGGACGCGCAGCTTCTACCCAGGCTATCTCCTGGTCCAGATGGAACTGGACGAACGCACCTGGCACCTGGTCCGGCACACCCCGAAGGTTACGGGGTTCGTGGGAGGGAAAAATCCGGCGGCGATCCCCGAAACCGAAGTCGAGGAGATCAAGTCCCAGATGGCGGAAGGCCGCCTCAAGCCGAAGCCGAAGGTCACCTTCACGGAGGGCGAAAACGTCCGTGTCGTGGACGGTCCCTTCTCGAACTTCAACGGCATCGTGGAAACGATAAAGGCGGACAAGGGGAAGGTCGTGGTGCTGGTGTCCATCTTCGGCCGGGCGACGCCCGTCGAGCTCGATTTCACGCAGGTCGAAAAAAGCTGA